Proteins encoded within one genomic window of Synechococcus sp. PCC 7335:
- a CDS encoding sensor histidine kinase — protein sequence MPESEPLEQRLRTLETENRRLQRKLSLNERNLERWHRSRQQAESLLSKTIHELQTSRATLRHRSQELEKALADLQAMQSRLLMAERMSSLGVLVAGVAHEINNPVSFIYGNVEHTEQYIEDLFTLLSVYQRCYPEPLPAVQSCTQEIELEFLLEDLPKAMQSMRLGAERIRQIVLSLRTFSRMDEAEYKTVDLHDGLDSTLIILAHRLKQKEKSSSAITITKNYGDLPPVACYAGQINQVFMNILVNAIDALEENQAENQATNAEITISTARQENQAIITIADNGPGMDEATRGKIFDPFFTTKPVGKGTGMGMAISYQIVVDKHHGQLLLKSSKGKGTEFTICLPLHE from the coding sequence ATGCCAGAAAGTGAGCCGCTTGAGCAACGTCTGAGGACTTTAGAAACCGAGAACCGGAGGCTCCAGCGGAAACTAAGCCTTAACGAACGAAATCTAGAGCGATGGCATCGCAGCAGGCAGCAGGCAGAATCACTTTTAAGTAAAACTATTCATGAGCTACAAACTTCTAGGGCAACACTTAGACACCGAAGTCAAGAACTAGAAAAAGCGTTAGCAGACTTACAGGCCATGCAATCGCGTTTGCTAATGGCAGAGAGAATGTCCTCTTTGGGCGTATTAGTAGCCGGTGTTGCTCATGAGATCAACAATCCAGTGAGCTTCATCTATGGCAACGTTGAACACACAGAGCAGTATATTGAGGATCTATTTACTTTACTATCGGTATATCAGCGCTGCTACCCGGAGCCCTTACCCGCCGTACAAAGCTGCACGCAAGAGATTGAATTAGAATTTCTCCTAGAAGATTTGCCCAAGGCCATGCAGTCTATGCGGCTAGGCGCTGAGCGCATTCGGCAGATAGTCCTCTCTCTACGAACGTTCTCGCGGATGGATGAAGCCGAGTATAAAACAGTCGATCTCCACGACGGATTAGATAGCACTTTAATCATCCTAGCGCATCGACTAAAGCAAAAAGAAAAGTCCTCATCAGCAATTACGATCACGAAAAACTATGGTGATTTGCCACCTGTAGCCTGCTATGCAGGACAGATTAATCAGGTGTTCATGAACATTTTGGTCAATGCAATTGACGCACTAGAAGAAAATCAAGCAGAGAACCAAGCAACGAATGCTGAGATCACAATCTCAACTGCCCGTCAGGAAAATCAGGCAATCATTACAATCGCAGACAACGGCCCTGGTATGGATGAAGCGACCAGAGGAAAAATATTCGATCCCTTCTTTACTACCAAACCTGTCGGGAAAGGCACGGGTATGGGAATGGCAATTAGCTATCAAATTGTAGTAGACAAACATCACGGACAGCTACTGCTCAAATCTTCCAAAGGAAAAGGAACAGAATTTACTATCTGTTTACCTTTGCATGAGTAA
- a CDS encoding IS982 family transposase encodes MFSLEELFCHVDDFCQVFEPLWQRQLLSHHLKTRQRARSLSLSEVMTILIGFHQSHYRTFKHYYVHHVCQYWKQAFPTLVSYNRFVEWTPSCLFPLCCYLKRCFGRCTGISFIDATSLSVCHNRRIWQHKVCKDTAARGKTSVGWFYGFKLHLVVNECGELLNLTLTPGNTDDREPAFDLLTGLWGKVCADKGYVSKQLAKQLLDAFNIEFFAKPRRNMKNQLVRLTDKLLSRKRSIIETIIDQLKNISQIEHSRHRSPVNCWVNILCGLIAYCHQPKKPSLHMEWELPPAA; translated from the coding sequence ATGTTCAGCTTAGAAGAACTGTTCTGCCACGTCGATGACTTCTGCCAAGTGTTTGAACCCCTCTGGCAGCGTCAACTGCTAAGCCACCATCTAAAGACGCGACAACGCGCTCGTTCGCTGAGCCTAAGCGAAGTGATGACGATACTCATCGGCTTTCACCAAAGCCACTACCGCACCTTCAAACACTACTACGTTCATCATGTATGCCAGTACTGGAAGCAAGCGTTTCCAACGCTAGTCAGCTATAACCGCTTTGTCGAATGGACGCCCTCTTGTTTGTTTCCCTTGTGTTGTTATCTGAAGCGCTGCTTCGGCCGTTGTACAGGCATTAGTTTTATCGATGCGACCAGTCTATCGGTCTGCCACAACCGTCGGATCTGGCAGCATAAGGTCTGCAAAGATACGGCAGCTAGGGGCAAAACCTCTGTCGGCTGGTTCTATGGCTTCAAGCTACACCTCGTGGTGAACGAGTGCGGTGAACTACTCAACCTCACCCTGACCCCGGGCAATACGGACGACCGTGAGCCCGCCTTTGACTTACTTACTGGACTATGGGGAAAAGTCTGCGCAGACAAAGGCTATGTATCGAAGCAGCTGGCCAAGCAACTACTCGACGCGTTCAACATCGAGTTCTTTGCTAAGCCTCGGCGCAACATGAAGAACCAGCTAGTGCGGCTAACTGACAAGCTACTCTCGCGCAAACGTTCCATCATCGAAACGATTATCGACCAACTGAAGAACATTTCGCAGATAGAGCATTCTCGTCACCGTAGTCCGGTCAACTGCTGGGTCAACATCCTCTGTGGACTGATTGCTTATTGCCACCAACCGAAGAAGCCTTCTCTCCATATGGAATGGGAACTTCCCCCTGCTGCTTAA
- a CDS encoding low temperature requirement protein A: MSRLRHHPLRLLPQQNYESDRHATWLELFFDLVFVLAIAELAHMLHGDLTWTGIVSFAILFVPVWWLWIDFSYFADQFNIERGIYRVILLGTMFGLIVMALSVSHALDGGSARFAIIYTILRFIITALYIQAWRTVPPFRSLTRRYATSFSISLVLWVFSIFVPEPARFWLWAIALTIEIGNGPITYLTVRDVPAQNSHMDERFGLFTIIVLGEAIVAVAAGVAGTNWGWQSVLLGASGFVIAVSFWWMYFERADESAINQALKGSKMALLRSYVYGYSHVFAFMGIAMTSVGIQVAIETTPNADLSFETRTILCGGIAIFLIGVTLLQWASPCSLPRKAILLRICLAILSLCLISPISVLSPVGLVLLLSISLVSLNWQDGVSLPEAKVS; this comes from the coding sequence ATGTCTCGACTGCGTCATCATCCGCTGCGGCTGTTGCCTCAGCAAAACTATGAGAGCGATCGCCATGCAACTTGGTTAGAGCTATTTTTCGATCTAGTTTTTGTGCTGGCGATCGCAGAACTTGCTCATATGCTTCATGGCGATCTTACTTGGACAGGCATTGTTAGCTTCGCGATTTTATTTGTACCAGTTTGGTGGCTATGGATTGATTTCAGCTATTTCGCCGATCAGTTCAACATAGAGCGAGGAATTTATCGCGTTATTCTGCTAGGAACTATGTTCGGGCTGATTGTTATGGCACTGTCTGTTTCCCATGCCTTGGACGGAGGATCAGCCAGGTTTGCGATCATCTACACGATCCTGCGCTTTATTATTACCGCTTTGTACATACAAGCTTGGCGAACTGTACCACCGTTTAGATCGCTTACCCGACGCTATGCAACGAGTTTTTCAATATCGCTTGTTTTGTGGGTATTCTCAATCTTTGTGCCTGAGCCAGCTCGGTTCTGGTTGTGGGCGATCGCGCTAACAATCGAAATCGGAAATGGCCCTATTACCTATCTTACCGTCCGTGATGTTCCTGCCCAAAACTCACATATGGATGAGCGCTTTGGATTATTTACCATCATTGTACTAGGAGAAGCGATCGTTGCTGTCGCTGCGGGTGTGGCCGGAACCAATTGGGGATGGCAAAGTGTTCTATTAGGTGCGAGCGGTTTTGTAATCGCCGTCAGTTTTTGGTGGATGTACTTTGAGCGGGCCGACGAGTCGGCTATCAACCAGGCGCTAAAAGGGAGCAAGATGGCGCTACTTCGTTCATATGTCTACGGATACTCTCATGTGTTTGCTTTTATGGGAATTGCCATGACTAGCGTAGGCATCCAGGTCGCGATCGAAACTACTCCAAATGCTGACTTGTCATTCGAGACAAGAACTATACTATGCGGCGGAATCGCTATTTTTCTAATAGGAGTGACTTTGCTACAGTGGGCCTCTCCTTGTTCTTTGCCACGAAAGGCGATCCTACTACGCATTTGCTTAGCGATTCTATCGCTCTGTCTGATCTCTCCTATATCAGTACTCTCTCCGGTTGGACTAGTTTTATTATTGAGTATCTCTTTAGTGAGCCTAAACTGGCAAGATGGTGTGTCTTTGCCTGAAGCGAAAGTTAGTTGA
- a CDS encoding sensor histidine kinase, giving the protein MSLSSHQSRPAIESLEKENRILRRKLGRAEATILQLEETTRKKEALLRQVINEFKESQTFLEQQSYELEQTCINLKFAQAQLIQAEKMSALGQLVAGVAHEINNPVNFIYGNLSHLEDYIHSLLSFLKLYEARYPNPDANIRQQGEEMDIAFIKEDAQNILSSMTIGTERIREIVLSLRNFSRMDEAECKFVDIHEGIESTLQILQHRLKAQSNRAEIKIVRDFGDLPLVECFAGQLNQVVMNIIANAIDAIETSLHNNSLDREELQIMLQTKASADSVVISIADNGTGMPLTVRERIFEPFFTTKPVGKGTGMGMAISYQIIVEKHSGKIECFSDQGVGTKFVITIPIQLAD; this is encoded by the coding sequence ATGTCTTTGAGCTCTCATCAATCCCGGCCAGCAATTGAGTCCTTAGAAAAGGAGAATCGGATTCTACGTAGAAAGCTAGGGCGGGCGGAAGCTACTATTCTTCAGTTAGAAGAAACAACTCGTAAGAAAGAAGCTTTGCTGCGGCAGGTGATCAACGAATTCAAAGAATCGCAGACATTCCTAGAACAGCAGAGCTATGAATTAGAACAAACCTGTATCAATCTAAAATTCGCTCAAGCTCAGCTTATCCAAGCTGAAAAAATGTCTGCATTAGGTCAGCTAGTAGCCGGGGTTGCTCACGAAATCAACAACCCTGTCAACTTTATCTACGGTAATCTTAGTCATCTAGAGGACTACATTCATAGCCTGCTTAGCTTCCTAAAACTCTACGAGGCACGCTACCCTAATCCGGATGCGAATATCCGACAGCAAGGCGAGGAGATGGATATCGCTTTCATCAAAGAAGATGCACAAAATATCCTATCCTCAATGACGATAGGAACTGAACGCATTCGTGAGATCGTGCTATCGCTTAGGAACTTTTCAAGGATGGATGAAGCGGAGTGCAAGTTCGTGGATATTCATGAGGGAATAGAAAGTACGCTGCAAATCTTACAACATCGGCTAAAGGCTCAGTCTAATCGAGCTGAAATCAAGATTGTTCGAGACTTTGGCGATCTACCGTTGGTCGAGTGCTTTGCCGGTCAGCTCAATCAGGTGGTGATGAATATTATCGCCAATGCTATCGATGCTATAGAGACATCCTTACATAACAACTCTCTAGATCGAGAGGAGCTACAAATTATGCTGCAAACTAAAGCTAGCGCTGATAGCGTAGTGATCAGTATTGCCGATAACGGTACTGGCATGCCGTTGACTGTTAGAGAACGTATCTTTGAGCCGTTTTTCACAACCAAACCAGTAGGCAAAGGAACGGGTATGGGCATGGCGATTAGCTACCAAATTATTGTCGAAAAACATTCTGGTAAAATCGAATGCTTTTCTGATCAAGGCGTAGGCACCAAGTTCGTTATTACAATTCCTATTCAATTGGCCGATTAG